Genomic segment of uncultured Tolumonas sp.:
GGCATTCAGCATCACTTTGGGCTGAACACCTGATACAGAGGTGTTCAGCAGATATTTATCAATCAAATATTCAAATGCGCTACTTTTGTCATCCCAGTGAAGCAGATCATCCAGCTTTTCTGGTGTCGGTTTCGGGAGTGACAATTCACTCTGATAGCGTAAAGCACCAATACCGGTATCTTGCTGTAGAGCAAGAAACAACATGTCGGAGACTTTGCCAACGTAGCGGAGTAAACGCTCCGAAATACGATGGCGAACATAGCCTTCAGGAAGGTTCATTTCAAAAATAGGAAACAAACGACCGTTGTTATAGAGCCGTTGATTCTGCGGCTGCATCGTTACCGATACCGGCAAACTATCTGCATGCTCATAGGCATAATGATAACTACCCTTTTCAAACAGCAAACGGCCTGATTTCTGATCTGCGATACCAATATCCAGCTCCGCGATTTTTTGCGGTAATGATCTCAGGTCAATCGTCATTGAATATATCCTCCAGTTGCCCAAACTGAGGTATGTTCGTTTTATTGACGCTCAACGCTAAGCCCAGTACGGAAAGATAAGCAACCAGCGACTTAAGACTGCCAGTAAAGCGTCCTCGCTCGATCATGGAGATCACAGGCCGAGCCAGATTCGCTCGCGTTGCCGCATCAGCTTGTGTCCATCCTTTCGCTTTGCGTTGTTCAGCACATAGTGCGCCTATTTCAGACATACCTTGCAGCATAAAACCACCGAATGTATTTATATAAATACATAATAGGCTTTTAAATTACTTTTGTAATTATATAGCTACAAAAAATCACAACTCTTTTAAATCATCAATCGTTCTGGTCTCACCGACAAAACCGATGCTCTCTTTCAGGCCATTCCTATTTTCCGAATACAACACGTTATCCCGGCTATAGACCTGCGATACTCCGGCATCACGGCTACGCTAGTTTAATTGATATTGTTTCCAAACGATTTGATGCAGGAGTCAGAAGAGGAGATCAAAATGCTAACGATATGATTGCAATGCGGATCTCACCGGATTTTCGTATGTTCGTAGTGGGTTCCCCTGAGTATTTTGCGACAAGTTTAATTCCTAAAACACCGAATGAATTGACAGCACATAATTGTGCAAATGTAAGACTAAAAACACATGGTGGACTCTATACATGGGAATTTACTAAAGACGGAAAATCGGTGAATGTACAGGTTCAGGGGCAAATGATTTTTAACACATCCACACAATTATTAACTGCTGCACTGGATGGATATGGTTTGGCTTATGCACCAGAAGATGTTGTTCGACCCTATATTGATAATGGGCGTATGACCTGTTTATTAATATTATCACTCATCACAACCGATCCACCTTAATGGCAGGAGTAGCGGATCTGATCAGCGGCTTGTATTCAATTGCGTGGAGGCGGGTCACCATGATTTAGATCTAATTTGCCAACGTGGTCAGATATTGTTTTTTATCGCAAACATAGGCTTGAGCTGCGATACCAAGCGTATGACCGGCATTTCCATTTCAGACATCGCTATGAACCATTGATCCGGATCAAGGCCTGTTTTTTGTCGATCAGGGGATAAATTCCAGCAAGATGTTGACTTTATACGCCTGCAGGTAAGTTAGTAGCTGCGGTGAGAACTGGCGCGACTAAGCAGTGATTAGCTATTGATTCCTCAAATTTTCTCTAATTTAGTCAGAGTATGAGCAAATTTTATGATCACGCGTTTGGTGGTTTCTTTGATCAGTAACTGCCCTTCTGGCCCTGAAAGATCCAGTTGTTTGGTGGCTGGAACATGCGGACGGTTAATAGCCTGTGGTAGCCCAAACTGATTCGTGAAAAAGGTGATTTTCTTGTTCACTGGTCGTGAACCTCGCGGTGAGCCAAGTCAACGCCATGCACAAATCCCTGCTTAAAATCCCTTTCCAATACGGCTTTATCCTTAATGGCGCGCCCCAGCAATAATCCAATTTCATTAGCGAGATCGGCAATTTCCAGCGGCTGGCCTAGACGAACAATAGCTACTAGCGACTCATGTAGTTGAACAATAAACTGCTCAGGGTCAATAATCACCGGAACGTCAATATACTCGTTCAGCATTTCATGGCCAACAGGTTCGGCATTAAGCCACTCCCGATCAATATCATCGAGAGGTATGATTGGATCACACTGCGCCAGTAAATGATCTAATTTGTTCGGCATATCGCGTTCCTCTCTTTATGTTTAAAGATACCGCAGTTTGGTTATGTCCATCGGTGCGTTAGTTCAGAACTAACGCGTTCGTGCCCCATTCCTTGTTTGAAACATAATTTAACCTCTCTCCTTAACTTGTGAGACCGTCCAAGACTGATCATTTTTGAGGTTCAGTCATTATGTCTACATTAGCTTGATAAAAATCAGATAAAGCTAAGATATAAGCTATTTTCGATTGTCATTAAACAGTCTCATCCGGCATTATGAATTCAAATGAATTCACGGAAAAGCATAAAGCATCGTGAAAATACGATGTTTTAGCAATGATAGATGGAATGACTCTACATAATAAATTGTTAGAAATTAGGAGTAAAAATGAAGATCAGCAAGTCCTTGTCATCTCTTTTTTCATTTTTACGTGAAAAAGAAATTTCAGGTAAAAAATTTTTACTTGATGAGATATTAACAGCCACAGGTTGGAAACCAGCAACTTTTAGAACATATTGGATTAAAGGGCAACTCGCCGATTTTATTAGTGAGACAAGCGATGGTAGTTATGAAGCATCAAATTGCCAAAGCATCAATGAAATTGAATTTGCCAAGTTATTATCTCAATCAAAACATAGACGAGGTCTAGGCCATAACTGCCAGTCCAAACTAGCTAAGGCGTTACTATCAAAATCAAAGGATAATATGCTTTTAGCTCTCGAACTATATAACCGCCCGTCTCTTGAAAATAGAATGGATGCCTTTGTTATGTGTTTTTGCACAGCTTGGGAGCAATTTTTAAAAGCCATACTAATTGAGAAAAATGGTGAAAAATCCATTTTTAGAAGTTCGAGCAAGCGAGGTCTTAAAGAGACGATTTCGCTAAGAGAATGCTTAGAAAAAATTTATCCTGCCACCTCAGTAGTACGTAAAAATATTGAACAGATTACATTCTTTCGTGACCAAGCAGTTCATCTGCTTATGCCTGAAATCCAAGGTATAATCTCAAGGATATTCCAATCTGGAGTCTTAAATTACACATCAAAATTTGAGGAATTCACGGAAGTTTCTTTTTTAAGTAATAGCCATGCGGGTATGATATCACTAGTTGGTGAGTTTAAATCCCCACCTCTATCAGTCATGAGATCAACATATGGCGAGATAGCTGATGATATTCTGGAGTTAGCCAACGAATTAGAAACAGATGTAAAAAACAGTAATGATATTGAATTCGCCATACCATTAAATGTTAAACTTGTTTTTGCCACAAATAATGATGATGGCACAATAATTACATTGGCAAGAGCAGAAGATGGCATTGAAGGTTTGAAAAAAGCTTTAGTTATCGAGAAACCAACAGATAGAAATAAAACCCACCCTTTTTTGCAAAAAGATGCAATTACAGAAATAAACTCCTTGCTTCATTCTCGGTTTACAGATGAGAAACTCTCTAAACATTTAACATGCCGAGATAAACACAACAAGAAACCAGTAATAAACAGAAACTGCTTTGAAGCTGTCATACAGAAGAACAACTGGAAAAACAATAACAACAAATATCACTATAAAAACATAAACCCTGAATATCATTATTATTCTCTTGATTTAGTCGAAGAGTTTATCAAGAGAATTATAGAACAAGAATCATATCTCAAAAATGCAAAAGACTCCTATAACCATGCATAAACATTCCATACAAAATTTTAATGTCGGATGGCACTACGTGCCATCGCATAAAACGAAATTAGTTGCCTCACTTAGTTTCCACATCTAGGAAGAATTGTGATTATTGATAGAAATTGGACTTTGCAAGAAGCGTTTGAACATATTAACCGAGCATATCGTCCCGGCGGTCATTTAAGTGGGCCGCAAAGAAACCGCCTTGTGGAAACGTGGGGGCAACTAGTTGGCAAATCTCGTGCGACTAAGGAAATTGATAGGTTACTTGAAATGCATGGTTCCATGAACAAAGCATGTAAATTCGTTCAGATGAGCCCTGACTCGATGAAAAGTCTAAGAATTTTTTTCGAATCACTGCCAGATGATTTAGAACGTGTACTCCCTCTTGAGAAATACGAATTCATTGAAGGCGAAAAAGTTTCCTTCGAAGAGGATTTATATCACGAGTTCAAAGAGGTAAAAGGTAATAATCCTGCTAAGTCAATACAAAACTTAGTAGATGAATACATTTTAGCTTTTCTGAATAGCTCTGGTGGAAGTATATTCTGGGGAATTACAGATCAGGCTGTGGTAAAAAGCATTAAGCTCAATGCTGAACAAAAAGATGATATAAGAAAATCCATTAATTCAAAAATAATTGCAATTGAACCAGCTATTGACCCCACTCAAAT
This window contains:
- a CDS encoding helix-turn-helix transcriptional regulator, encoding MLQGMSEIGALCAEQRKAKGWTQADAATRANLARPVISMIERGRFTGSLKSLVAYLSVLGLALSVNKTNIPQFGQLEDIFNDD
- a CDS encoding LysR substrate-binding domain-containing protein, whose translation is MLRHHGYASLIDIVSKRFDAGVRRGDQNANDMIAMRISPDFRMFVVGSPEYFATSLIPKTPNELTAHNCANVRLKTHGGLYTWEFTKDGKSVNVQVQGQMIFNTSTQLLTAALDGYGLAYAPEDVVRPYIDNGRMTCLLILSLITTDPP
- a CDS encoding DUF3644 domain-containing protein, coding for MKISKSLSSLFSFLREKEISGKKFLLDEILTATGWKPATFRTYWIKGQLADFISETSDGSYEASNCQSINEIEFAKLLSQSKHRRGLGHNCQSKLAKALLSKSKDNMLLALELYNRPSLENRMDAFVMCFCTAWEQFLKAILIEKNGEKSIFRSSSKRGLKETISLRECLEKIYPATSVVRKNIEQITFFRDQAVHLLMPEIQGIISRIFQSGVLNYTSKFEEFTEVSFLSNSHAGMISLVGEFKSPPLSVMRSTYGEIADDILELANELETDVKNSNDIEFAIPLNVKLVFATNNDDGTIITLARAEDGIEGLKKALVIEKPTDRNKTHPFLQKDAITEINSLLHSRFTDEKLSKHLTCRDKHNKKPVINRNCFEAVIQKNNWKNNNNKYHYKNINPEYHYYSLDLVEEFIKRIIEQESYLKNAKDSYNHA
- a CDS encoding ATP-binding protein, which encodes MIIDRNWTLQEAFEHINRAYRPGGHLSGPQRNRLVETWGQLVGKSRATKEIDRLLEMHGSMNKACKFVQMSPDSMKSLRIFFESLPDDLERVLPLEKYEFIEGEKVSFEEDLYHEFKEVKGNNPAKSIQNLVDEYILAFLNSSGGSIFWGITDQAVVKSIKLNAEQKDDIRKSINSKIIAIEPAIDPTQIELVFHIVKNKDSCYVLEVKVPKSNAVGLYFNTSGNTWVRINGCKQKLQGVALQEYILKRVKVSN